A stretch of DNA from Microbacterium saperdae:
CCCCGCGCGCGCGGCGACGATGGGTGAGCAGGGGCGTCTCGCCGTCGAAACGGGCTTCACCACGCAGGTGATGTGCGCGCACCTTGCCACGCTCCTGCTTCCCGACGTGGAGTGACACGCGCCTGGCGGGAGATCGCCGGAGCATAGGAGTGGCGCGACTCGACCGAGTGCGCTATCGTTGGCGCGGATGCGTCTATGGGGGACGCGGGGGAATCCAATTCTGCTTGCCGTTCTTCGGCAGTGCCTATGGGGAGGCGCTATGCGAGTCCAACGACTCGATTCAATCGACCGTGACTTCGATTCACGATCAGGTATGTTCCGTCGTATCGCTCTGGGAGTTGTCGCCGCTCTGGTGATCACGCTCCTGGGATCGGTGCTCACCGCTCCGACAGCGAACGCCGACACCGCACCGACAGACCCGGCCCTGCCGGCGACGGTGAGCGCTGACCCGCTCCCGACGACGCAGATCAACGGGATCGTCTGGGCGCAGGCCGTCGCGGGCAACAAGGTCTACGCCGGTGGTCAGTTCACCAGCGCGCGTCCCGCCGGGGCCGCCGCCGGAACGAACGAGACGCCGCGCTCGAACCTGCTCGCGTACGATCTCGCGACCGGTGTGCTCGACGCATCGTTCAATCCGCAGGTCAACGGCCGCATCCTCGCGGCCGCGGTCTCGCCGGATGGGTCGCGCCTGTACATCGGCGGTGGATTCACCGCTGTCGACGGGCAGAACCGCTACCGACTCGCCGCGTTCAACACCGCCACGGGCCAGCTCATCGCGAACTGGACCCCCGGCACCAACACGGTCGTCCAGGGCATCGTCGCCACGGACACGACGGTGTACGTGACGGGTGAGTTCTCGAACATCAACAACACGACCCGCACGGGTGTCGCCGCGCTGAGCGCGTCGACCGGAGCCGTCCAGGCGTTCAACCCGGTTCTCGCCGGAGGATACGGCGTGCGCGCCGTGGTCGTCTCGCCCGACAAGTCGAAGGTCGTCATCGCCGGCTCCTTCACGTCGACCAACGGGTCGACCAATCCCGGACGTGGGATGGCAGCCCTCGATGCGACCACGGGCACCAGCCTGCCCTGGGGCGTCAACAGCGTGATCCGCAACGCGGGCACGGGCTCGTCGATCTACTCGCTCGCCTCCGACGGCGACAGCGTGTACGGCAGCGGCTACGACTTCGGCGGGTCCAAGACCGAAGACGACTTCGAAGGCGCGTTCCGTGCCAACTGGAGCGACGGATCGATGGTCTGGATGGAGGACTGCCACGGCGACACCTACTCGGTGTATCCGACCGGCGGCGTCCTCTACACCGCAGCGCACTCGCACTACTGCGGCAACATCGGCGAGTTCCCGCAGCTCGACCCGTGGAACTTCAACTTCTCGCTCGCGTTCGACAAGAACCCGTCGAACCGCACGATCACGCCTGACCCCTACGGATACCGGAGCTTCACGGGCAACCCGGCAGCGCGACTGCTGCACTGGTACCCGACGTGGCAGCCCGGGACCGTGTCCGGCATGAGCCAGGCCGCGTGGTCGGTGACCGGCGGTGGCGACTATCTCGTCTACGGCGGCGAGTTCACCGCCGTGAGCGGTACCGCCCAGCAGGGGCTGGTGCGCTTCGCGAAGCCGGGAACGGCTCCGAACAAGGTCGGTCCCACCATCAAGGGCGGCGCCTACCAGATCAGTGCCCAGTCCTTCCGTGCCGGTCAGGTGCGAGTGGCATGGCCTGCGAACTACGACGCCGACAACGCGAAGCTCACGTACGAGGTGTACCGCCGCGACATCGCGCAGCCCGTCTACACGACGACCGCTGACTCGACGTTCTGGGTGCGTCCGCGCATGATGTACTCCGACACCGCGGTCACGGCCGGACAGGTGTACGAGTACCGCGTCAAGGTGACGGATGCGAACGGCAACTCGACCACCTCCGACTGGACCTCGGTCACGGCCGCTGCGACCGGTACCGCCAACACCTACAACTCCGCGATCCTCGACTCCGCGCCGAAGTACTACTGGCCGCTCAACGAGGCATCCGGATCGTCGGCGATCGACTGGGTGACGGGCAACGACCTGAACCTCGCCGGCGGCACCACGCGCGGTCTGCCCGGCCAGGTGCAGGGGGAGACCTCGGCATCCACCGGGTTCAACGGATCCAACGGAACCGCCGCTTCGGTCACTTCCGAGGTCGCACCGAACCAGTTCTCCGTCGAGGCTTGGTTCCAGACCACCAGCACCAGCGGCGGGAAGATCGTCGGTTTCGGCAACAGCGCGACGGGTGTGTCGGGCAGCTACGACCGCCACATCTACCTGAGCAACTCCGGACAGATCACGTTCGGCGTGTACCCGGGCGGTACCCGGACGCTCACCAGCGGCGCCGGTTACAACGACGGGAAGTGGCACCAGGTCGTGGGCACGATGAGCCCCGCCGGCATGGTGCTGTACGTCGACGGCGTCCGCGTGGGCGTGCGCACCGACACCACGACCGGCCAGGACTACAGCGGTTACTGGCGAGTCGGCGGCGACAACCAGGGCGGCTGGCCGTCTGCCGGTTCGTCGAACTTCCTGAACGGACGCATCGCGGATGTCGCCGTGTACTCCACCGCACTGTCGCGCAATGATGTCGACGCGCACTGGGTCGCATCCGGACGCACGTCGGCACTGCCGGCGGCTCCGGCGGACGCATACGGCAAGGCCGTGTACGACCTCGACCCGGCGTTCTACTGGCGTCTGAACGAGACCACGGGCACCGTTGCGGCGGATGCCGGACGCGACGCGAGCACCGGTGGGTACAAGACCAACGGCACCGCGACGATCCAGCGTGGACAGACCGGCGCGATCGCAGGCACGACGAACAAGGCGATCCGCTTCACCTCGTCCAAGCTCGGCTCGACGTGGAACAACCGGCAGACGGTGATCAGCGATCGCCAGTACGTCTCGCCGAACACCTACTCCATCGAGACCTGGTTCAAGACGACGTCCACGGGCGGCGGCAAGCTGATCGGCTTCGGCAACAGCAACTCCAACAACGCCAACGCGAGCTCGAACTACGACCGGCACATCTACATGGACTCGGTCGGTCGCCTCAAGTTCGGTGTCTACAGCGGAGGAACGCAGATCCTGACGGCTCCGAGCACGTACCGTGACGGCCAGTGGCACCACGTGGTGGCGCAGCAGTCGGCGAGTGGCATGCAGCTGTTCGTCGACGGCACAGAGGTCGCATCGAACGGCGTCTCGACGGCTGACCAGTACAGCGGTTACTGGCGGCTCGGCGGTGACACGACCTGGGAAGGCGACCCCTTCTGGGTCGGCACCCTCGACGAGCCTGCCGTGTACTCGGCCCCGCTGACGGCGAGCCAGGTGCTGCAGCACTACCAGCTCGGCACGACGGGTACGCCCAACGAGCTCCCGGTGGCGCAGTTCACCTCCACGTCGACCGATCTCTCGGTGGCGTTCGACGCCGCAGCCTCGAGCGACCAGGAAGGGCCGATCGCGGCCTACACCTGGAACTTCGGTGACGGGCAGACCGGCACCGGAGTGGCACCGACTCACGTCTACGACGCAGCAGGCACCTACACGGTGACCCTGACGGTTCGTGACGGGGGATCGCTGACCTCCTCGATCAGCCACGAGGTCATCACCCGCAACCCGAACGTGCTGCCGACGGCGGCCTTCACCGAGACCAAGGACTTCCTGGATCTCGCTGTCGACGCTTCGACCAGCGCGGACACCGACGGCACGATCGCCGCGTACGCCTGGAACTTCGGTGACGGCGCAGCCGCCACCGGTGTCACCGCGGCGCACACCTACACCGCCTCCGGCACCTACGAGGTGTCGCTGACGGTGACGGATGACCGTGGCGGCTCTGCGACGACCTCCAAGTCGATCGTGGTCGAGGCGGCAAACATCGCTCCGGTCGCCGTCGCCAACGTGGTCCGTGGTGCCGACGGCATGTCGATCACGGCAGACGGAACGGGTTCCACCGACAGCGACGGAACCGTCGCGGCGTACGCCTGGACCTTCGGCGACGGAGGCACGGCGACGGGTGCGACGGCGACCCACACCTACACGACGGCCGGCACGTACACAGTGACGCTCAAGGTGACGGACGACGATGGGGCGACCCACCAGGTCACGGCATCGGTCACCGTCGCGCCGGCCGCCACGGAGGATGTCATCGCAAAGGATGCGTTCGAGCGCACCGCTGCTTCTTCGTGGGGCAGCGCGGACGTCGGCGGCAGCTGGACGACCACCGGCGGGGCGGCAGCCTTCTCGGTCGGCGACGGAGTGGGCAAGTTCGCCCTGGCGCCGGCAGCGACTCGCGAGGCGCGTCTGGCCGGAGTCTCCGGCACGCAGACGGTCACCTCGTTGACGATCGCATCGAGCAACGCGACCAACGGTGGAGCCTTCAACCTGACGGTCAACGGCCGCCAGGTCGGCAGCGACACGTACTCGGGACGCATCAAGATCGAGGCGAATGGAGCGATCAGGCTCTACCTGCTGCGCAACGAGGTCGCGATCGGAAACAGCGTCGTGCTCGCCGGGAACTACACCGCCGGTGAGAAGCTCTCGCTCGCTCTGTCGGTCCGCGGCACCTCGCCGACGAACCTCTCGCTGAAGGTGTGGCGCACGGGAACCACGGAGCCTGCGAACCCGCAGCTCCAGGCGACCGACACCACGGCTGCGCTGCAGGTGGCGGGATCCGTGGGGCTGAAGATGGCGGTCAGCTCGGTGTCGACGGTGTCGACGGTCATCTCCGTCGATGACTACAAGGTCGTCACCGGCGCCGTCGTGGCCCCGGTGAACCAGGCGCCCACCGCGTCGTTCACCTCGACGACCAACGGCCTCACCGCCAACGTCGACGGCAACGCATCCACCGATTCCGACGGGACCATCGCGTCGTACGCCTGGACCTTCGGAGACGGCGGCACGGCGACGGGCGCAACGGCCTCGCACGCCTACACCGCAGCCGGCACGTACAACGTGACGCTCACCGTGAAGGACGACAAGGGCACGACCGCCTCGGTCACCAACCCGGTGACCGTGACGGCTCCGGTCGTCGATCCGCCGGACCCGACGGGCCCGGTGCCGCTGGCGACCGACGAGTTCGATCGTGCGGTGACGGGAGGCTGGGGCACGTCCGACCTGGGCGGTGCCTGGGCGACGACGGGAGGAAACCCGGCGTTCACGGTCGCAGGAGGAAAGGGCACCATCACGCTCGCTCCCTCTCAGACGCGTGAGGCCCGTCTGGCCGTGTCGGGTACCAGCACGGTTCTCGACACGACGTTCGCCGCGGATGTCGCCTCTGTCGGAGGCACGACCAGCATCACGTTGCACGGGCGTACGGTCGGCACCTCGGTGTACTCGGCCAGGGTCCGCCTCGAGCCGGCCGGAGTCGTGCGCCTGTACATCCTTCGGGATGAGACAGCCATCGGCAACAGCTTCGTGCTTCCGACCAGCTACACCGCCGGACAGGTCCTGCACACGCGGTTGTCCGTCACCGGCACCAGCCCCACGACGATCGCCGCCAAGGTGTGGGTCGAGGGACAGACGGAGCCTGCCACGTGGCAGCTTCAGGGGACGGATACCACGGCAGCCATGCAGGCAGCCGGCGGAGTCGGGATCAAGACGTCGGTGAGCTCGGCGTCCACGAACGCGGCGACGAAGATCTCCTTCGACCGTTTCGCGGTGGTTGTTCCGCAGTAACGATCCTCATGAGAGCGGATGGGGTGCGTGGCTTCGATGCCCGCACCTCATCCGCTTTTCTGTGCGCCGGACGCGCAGCATCGCGGAAAGGACACCGAGCCTGAAGCGAGAACGTCTCCGCCTTCGCGGCCGGCAACTCCGTCTGTGGCGACGGAACGGAGAGCCGACGCGGTCATGCGGGTCGACTCACCCGTGGCACAGGCACGCGGCGAACGTCGTGCGGCTCTGCGAAGGCGGTTCGCAGGTTCGCAGGGGGCCGGTCTCAGCCTCGGACGTCAGAGGGGACGCTGTGCGCGGCGCGCGCGTACTCGGGAGTGATCCGCCCGAGCGCTCCGAGTATCCGGCCCTGGGCGAACCAGGCCCGGCGGCGAAGCACCGCATGCGCGGACACGTTGCCGCGCAGACGCGCGAAGAGCCCGCGGGCGGAGAAGACGACAAGGCGGATCACTCCGCCCACCAGGTGCAGCGCTCGAAGCGCCAGCGTGCGAGCGACAGACGAGCTGCGACTGAGCAGCTTGGTGCGCATCTGGCCCTGTGAGATCGTGCGGCGCCGGACGAACTCCTTCGTGGTGCGTTCGACGGGCACCTCGTCGCGGACGACGGAGTCCGCAGACGCCATGATCTTGCCGCCTGCAGAAAGCAACGCCCGCCCGAACAGCATGTCCTCACCGCCGGCGAGGCCGAGGGACGCATCGAATCGGACGCCGAGACTCCGGACCTGGGCGGAGTCGATGAGGACGTTCCCGGTGGCCATCGCCTCCAGGGGCTGGCCGTTCACTCGCCGCCGTCGACGCATGAAGCCGCCGGCGATGATCCACGGATCAGTCCCCTCCGGCCACACGTAGTCGACATAGCCCATGACGACCGCGGGGTGGGACGCTGTCCAGACGCGCACCAGTGCGTCCAACCATCCCGGCTGGGGCACGACATCGTCATCCACCATCGCGACGAGTTCACCGTCTCGCGCGCCATCGAGTGCGGCTTGCCGCGCTGCGGCTATACCCGGCGTCGGTTCGTGTATGTAGTCGACGTCGAGCTCGTGAGCGAGAGGTGCGGCGGACCTCTCAGGATCGTTGTCCACCAGAGCGATGCGGATGTCGGCTGCCAGCGTCCCCTGATTCGCGCGGATCGCGTCGATCAGTGGAGCGAGGAGTTCGGTGCGGCGAAAAGTCGTGACGGCGACGAGGACGGACGGGGTCCCATCGGGGTGTGACGGAGCACTCATCCGTTCAGTATGCCCCGCTGGGCTGCACCATCACCTTGGCCGTGCGCCACATGATCTGCAGGTCGTTCATCACAGACCAGTTCTCGACGTAACGCAGGTCCAGGCGCACGCTCTCATCCCAGGAGAGATCGCTGCGACCGGAGACCTGCCACAGGCCGGTGATCCCCGGCTTGATGTAGAGGCGGCGGAACACGGTTCCGTCGTACGCCGTGACCTCGCTGGGGAGCGGAGGGCGGGGTCCGACGACACTCATGTCACCGACCAGCACGTTCCAGAACTGCGGCAGCTCGTCGAGCGACAGCTTGCGCAGGATGCGACCCACGCGGGTGACACGGGGGTCGTCCTTCAGCTTGAACAGCAGGCCGGCACCCTCGTTCTGTTCCTTCAGCGCCGCGAGCTGCTGCTCGGCATCGGTCCTCATGGAACGGAACTTGACCATCTTGAAACGGCGACCGTCGCGGCCGACGCGCTCCTGGAAGAAGAAGACCGGGCCCGGCGAGTCGATCTTCACCAGCAGCGCGAGCACGGGCGTGATCAGACCGATCGGGATCAGGGCGAGCGTCGCGACGGCGATGTCGAGTGCGCGCTTGAGGAGGTGCTGTCCGCCCTCGTAGCGAGGGATCTGGACCTGGATCAGGGGGAGTCCCTCGACCGGCGCGAACGAGATCCGCGGGCCGGCGACGTCGGTGAGGCGGCTCGACAGCACCAGCTCGGCAGCGGTGCCCTCGAGCTGCCAGCTCAGTCGCTTGACGAACTCGGGGTCGCCCTCGGGGCGGCTCGCGACGATGATCGTGTCGGCGCCGAGCTCGGCTGCGACGGCCGACACGGTGTTGACGTTGCCGAGCACGGGGAACAGCGCATCGCGGATCTCGATGTCGCGGGCATTGCCATCGAGCAGCGTGGCGCCGACGACCTGGTAGCCCGAGGCTCCGATCGGGTGGAGCGTGCGCACGACGTACTCGACGTCGTCCTTGTTGCCGACGACGAGCGTGCGCGATGCGAAGCGACCGTGGCTCCGCTGGATCTGGAGCCAGTGGCGCCAGATCCAGCGGGTCACGAGCAGAGTCAACACACCGAGCGGCAGCCCCAGCAGCAGCGTCAGTTGCATCGACTCCCAGCTCAGGAGCACCGCGACGATGGCGATGATCCCGAAGGCGAGACCGCTGGCGTGCACGACGCCCCGGTACTCGGTGGCACTCGCACGGAAGAGCGCGGCGTCCCGCGTGTGGAGTGCGCTGAGCATGAGGTACCAGAGCGCGGCGAGGGGGACGCCGGCACGCAGGACCTCAGGAACGGCGACGCCGCTGATCAGCTGGACGGTCGCGGTCAGGCCGACGGCGAACAGGATGACAGCGGCATCCGTGACTCGCAGTCTGATCCGATAGCGGCGTTCCCACTGACGGCGTCGTTCCAACGTTGCGGAGGCGCGCGGCGTGACCACGGTGCGCGTCACCGACTTGGTGGCTCTCGGTGCGGCGACCGGCACAAAGCCAGCTCCCGTACGAGTGATGCTCAGGGCATCCTCGACGGAGGTCATGCCCCGGCCCCGAAAGCCGTTGATGTACGCAGAATTCCCCAGTGCGACATGGTTTCCCCAGTGTTTCCCCAGACCGCGAGCAAAACGCTTGCGGCGTTCGTCCGCATTCCCGACCCCTCGGGTTCCCGCTGCCATCTCCGTGATCCCACACCACGGATTGCGATCACCGTCCCACACGGCGATGCTTGCAGCGAGCACTGCAGACTCTCGACAGCATAGCGGAATCATCGGGCGGAGGGAAGGTTTTTCGTACGTGTGGATCAATCGGGGGTCAGAGGCCTCGTCGCAGCGGATCGCGGGGCTATTCTGGCCCCCGTGATCGACAACACCGCACCCGCGCGCTTCCAGCTCCGCCGCATGCTGCCGCGTGATCCCGCTCAACCGCATCGGGCGGCCAGCATGCTGGAGCTGTTCTTCGACCTCGTGTTCGTCGTGGCGGTGAGCATCGCTTCGGCTCAGCTGCATCACGCGCTCAGCCACGGCGACTTCGTGCACGGCATCACTTCGTACGCGATGATCTTCTTCGCGATCTGGTGGGCGTGGATGAACTTCACGTGGTTCGCGACGTCCTTCGACACGGACGACTGGTTGTACCGGGTGACGACCATCGTGCAGATGGGCGGCGTGCTGGTGATGGCCGCGGGCATCCCCGATGCGTTCGAACACGGAGACTTCACGATCCCGGTCGTGGGCTACGTGGTGATGAGGGTCGCCATGATCGCGCAGTGGCTGCGGGCATCGCGCTCCGCCGGCGCGCTGCGGTCGGCCACCCGGCGCTACGCCTTCGGGATCGCGGCGGTGCAGGTGCTCTGGATCCTGTTCCTCCTGATCCCGGGCGGCCCGCTGCAGCTCATCGCATTCGTCGTGTTCGCCCTGATCGAGATCAGCATCCCGGTGTTCGCCGAGCATCGCAGGCAGACGCCATGGCATCCGCATCACATCACCGAACGATACGGACTGTTCACCCTGATCGTGCTCGGTGAGAGTCTGCTCGCCTCGGCGAACGCGATCATCGATGCGCTCAAGGAGGTCGAATCCCTCGGGCCGCTCATCGCGATCTCGGTACTCGCGCTCGTCGTGACCGCGTCGCTCTGGTGGATCTACTTCTGGCCGCCGCATCACCGCGCGATCACCTCGTTCGGCCGATCGCTGCGCTACGGGTACACGCACTACTTCGTCTTCGCCGCAGCGGCGGCGTTCTCGGCGGGGGTCGAGGTCGAGATCGACGTGCTCACCGGGAAGAGCGAGCTGTCGAGCGTGGCCGCGTCCTTCACGGTCACGATCCCGATCGCGATCTTCCTGCTCGGCATCTGGTGGATCGCCATCCGTGAGAACGCGGACCGTGTGGTCAACACGGTCGTCCCGGTCGGAGCGCTCGTCGTGCTGCTCGATCCGGTGCTCCCTGTCCCGGTGACCCTCACCGCGCTCATCCTCGTCGTGATCGTGGTGGTGCTGGTCATCCGTCCGCCCGTGGAGAAGGAGAATGAGCGCTTCGACTCCGTGAGTGCATGATCTGTTAGACTGTCTGATGCAACGTGAGTGATTCGCCCCTCTCGGCCGTCACGTCGCCACTGATCAGGGCCATTACGGACCGCGCACGTCGATGCGCGCGGGATCCGCCCTCGATCTCACATCAGCGAGGCGCCGACGTGCGCCCGCCCCACAGCAATGAGCATGACCATGAGTATTACGACCTTCCCCCCTTTCGATCCGTTGACCTGGAAACAGGCCGACGCCGATGTACACGTCGCGACCCGCAACGGCGAATTCGCCGGCTTCGTCGAGTTCGACGGCTCCGCCCACCTCGTCCGTGACGAGCGCGGCACCGATCTCGGCTCGTTCGAGACCCTCGGCGACGCCCAGAGTG
This window harbors:
- a CDS encoding PKD domain-containing protein, with the translated sequence MFRRIALGVVAALVITLLGSVLTAPTANADTAPTDPALPATVSADPLPTTQINGIVWAQAVAGNKVYAGGQFTSARPAGAAAGTNETPRSNLLAYDLATGVLDASFNPQVNGRILAAAVSPDGSRLYIGGGFTAVDGQNRYRLAAFNTATGQLIANWTPGTNTVVQGIVATDTTVYVTGEFSNINNTTRTGVAALSASTGAVQAFNPVLAGGYGVRAVVVSPDKSKVVIAGSFTSTNGSTNPGRGMAALDATTGTSLPWGVNSVIRNAGTGSSIYSLASDGDSVYGSGYDFGGSKTEDDFEGAFRANWSDGSMVWMEDCHGDTYSVYPTGGVLYTAAHSHYCGNIGEFPQLDPWNFNFSLAFDKNPSNRTITPDPYGYRSFTGNPAARLLHWYPTWQPGTVSGMSQAAWSVTGGGDYLVYGGEFTAVSGTAQQGLVRFAKPGTAPNKVGPTIKGGAYQISAQSFRAGQVRVAWPANYDADNAKLTYEVYRRDIAQPVYTTTADSTFWVRPRMMYSDTAVTAGQVYEYRVKVTDANGNSTTSDWTSVTAAATGTANTYNSAILDSAPKYYWPLNEASGSSAIDWVTGNDLNLAGGTTRGLPGQVQGETSASTGFNGSNGTAASVTSEVAPNQFSVEAWFQTTSTSGGKIVGFGNSATGVSGSYDRHIYLSNSGQITFGVYPGGTRTLTSGAGYNDGKWHQVVGTMSPAGMVLYVDGVRVGVRTDTTTGQDYSGYWRVGGDNQGGWPSAGSSNFLNGRIADVAVYSTALSRNDVDAHWVASGRTSALPAAPADAYGKAVYDLDPAFYWRLNETTGTVAADAGRDASTGGYKTNGTATIQRGQTGAIAGTTNKAIRFTSSKLGSTWNNRQTVISDRQYVSPNTYSIETWFKTTSTGGGKLIGFGNSNSNNANASSNYDRHIYMDSVGRLKFGVYSGGTQILTAPSTYRDGQWHHVVAQQSASGMQLFVDGTEVASNGVSTADQYSGYWRLGGDTTWEGDPFWVGTLDEPAVYSAPLTASQVLQHYQLGTTGTPNELPVAQFTSTSTDLSVAFDAAASSDQEGPIAAYTWNFGDGQTGTGVAPTHVYDAAGTYTVTLTVRDGGSLTSSISHEVITRNPNVLPTAAFTETKDFLDLAVDASTSADTDGTIAAYAWNFGDGAAATGVTAAHTYTASGTYEVSLTVTDDRGGSATTSKSIVVEAANIAPVAVANVVRGADGMSITADGTGSTDSDGTVAAYAWTFGDGGTATGATATHTYTTAGTYTVTLKVTDDDGATHQVTASVTVAPAATEDVIAKDAFERTAASSWGSADVGGSWTTTGGAAAFSVGDGVGKFALAPAATREARLAGVSGTQTVTSLTIASSNATNGGAFNLTVNGRQVGSDTYSGRIKIEANGAIRLYLLRNEVAIGNSVVLAGNYTAGEKLSLALSVRGTSPTNLSLKVWRTGTTEPANPQLQATDTTAALQVAGSVGLKMAVSSVSTVSTVISVDDYKVVTGAVVAPVNQAPTASFTSTTNGLTANVDGNASTDSDGTIASYAWTFGDGGTATGATASHAYTAAGTYNVTLTVKDDKGTTASVTNPVTVTAPVVDPPDPTGPVPLATDEFDRAVTGGWGTSDLGGAWATTGGNPAFTVAGGKGTITLAPSQTREARLAVSGTSTVLDTTFAADVASVGGTTSITLHGRTVGTSVYSARVRLEPAGVVRLYILRDETAIGNSFVLPTSYTAGQVLHTRLSVTGTSPTTIAAKVWVEGQTEPATWQLQGTDTTAAMQAAGGVGIKTSVSSASTNAATKISFDRFAVVVPQ
- a CDS encoding glycosyltransferase family 2 protein produces the protein MSAPSHPDGTPSVLVAVTTFRRTELLAPLIDAIRANQGTLAADIRIALVDNDPERSAAPLAHELDVDYIHEPTPGIAAARQAALDGARDGELVAMVDDDVVPQPGWLDALVRVWTASHPAVVMGYVDYVWPEGTDPWIIAGGFMRRRRRVNGQPLEAMATGNVLIDSAQVRSLGVRFDASLGLAGGEDMLFGRALLSAGGKIMASADSVVRDEVPVERTTKEFVRRRTISQGQMRTKLLSRSSSVARTLALRALHLVGGVIRLVVFSARGLFARLRGNVSAHAVLRRRAWFAQGRILGALGRITPEYARAAHSVPSDVRG
- a CDS encoding sugar transferase, yielding MTSVEDALSITRTGAGFVPVAAPRATKSVTRTVVTPRASATLERRRQWERRYRIRLRVTDAAVILFAVGLTATVQLISGVAVPEVLRAGVPLAALWYLMLSALHTRDAALFRASATEYRGVVHASGLAFGIIAIVAVLLSWESMQLTLLLGLPLGVLTLLVTRWIWRHWLQIQRSHGRFASRTLVVGNKDDVEYVVRTLHPIGASGYQVVGATLLDGNARDIEIRDALFPVLGNVNTVSAVAAELGADTIIVASRPEGDPEFVKRLSWQLEGTAAELVLSSRLTDVAGPRISFAPVEGLPLIQVQIPRYEGGQHLLKRALDIAVATLALIPIGLITPVLALLVKIDSPGPVFFFQERVGRDGRRFKMVKFRSMRTDAEQQLAALKEQNEGAGLLFKLKDDPRVTRVGRILRKLSLDELPQFWNVLVGDMSVVGPRPPLPSEVTAYDGTVFRRLYIKPGITGLWQVSGRSDLSWDESVRLDLRYVENWSVMNDLQIMWRTAKVMVQPSGAY
- a CDS encoding low temperature requirement protein A; translated protein: MLPRDPAQPHRAASMLELFFDLVFVVAVSIASAQLHHALSHGDFVHGITSYAMIFFAIWWAWMNFTWFATSFDTDDWLYRVTTIVQMGGVLVMAAGIPDAFEHGDFTIPVVGYVVMRVAMIAQWLRASRSAGALRSATRRYAFGIAAVQVLWILFLLIPGGPLQLIAFVVFALIEISIPVFAEHRRQTPWHPHHITERYGLFTLIVLGESLLASANAIIDALKEVESLGPLIAISVLALVVTASLWWIYFWPPHHRAITSFGRSLRYGYTHYFVFAAAAAFSAGVEVEIDVLTGKSELSSVAASFTVTIPIAIFLLGIWWIAIRENADRVVNTVVPVGALVVLLDPVLPVPVTLTALILVVIVVVLVIRPPVEKENERFDSVSA